The sequence below is a genomic window from Nocardioides oleivorans.
GCGCGTGGAAGGCCAGGTCACTCATCGACAGCTGCTGGCTGGTGGCGCCGTCAAGGTCGTTGGTGAGGCCGCCGGCGAACACCGACAGGTCGGTCACCCGGGGTGCCACCATGAGCTCGAGCCCACCACCGACCGGGTGCTGTCCCACGACCAGGCCCAGCGGGTCCGTCTTCTCGTAGACGGTCGGCCCCACGCGGTGGACGCCCCGCGGCAGGTCGGGCAGCCGGACCTCCTCGGTGCGGTGGGCGAAGGGCAGGAGGAAGGGCAGCCGCAGGCGGACGGAGTGCCGGCCGACCTGCACCGCGAGTCGCGGCGACAGCATCGCGGCCGCACCCGCCTGCACGCGGAGCGTGAGGGTGGGCGGGGCGCCGCCCTCGACGACGCGGTGCGGCCGCAGGGTCAGCTCGACCTCGGGCGCTCCCGGGAGGGCCTGCCAGGTCAGCCCCACCAGCACCAGCCCGAGCGCGACCACCCCGAGCTGGGTGAACTCCTGCCAGTGCAGCCACCACGAGACACCCGTCACCGCCAGCCCGAGCACCAAGACGCTTCGGCCGAGCGGGGTCAGCGCGCGCCACGGGAGCATCGCTCGCGTGCGCCACCCGG
It includes:
- a CDS encoding DUF58 domain-containing protein, which gives rise to MSQPTTPAATPGWRTRAMLPWRALTPLGRSVLVLGLAVTGVSWWLHWQEFTQLGVVALGLVLVGLTWQALPGAPEVELTLRPHRVVEGGAPPTLTLRVQAGAAAMLSPRLAVQVGRHSVRLRLPFLLPFAHRTEEVRLPDLPRGVHRVGPTVYEKTDPLGLVVGQHPVGGGLELMVAPRVTDLSVFAGGLTNDLDGATSQQLSMSDLAFHALREYAPGDDLRHVHWRSSAKAGELLVRQYLETRRGHVTILVDGCAGSYARLRDFELAVSVASSIALRAVRDDFDTYLRCGARTASGRSAEAMIDVACRFEVHRDDDHLQQAADAASAVGGTGLVVQVTGARRDVVQLDAAARSFGQGPDWMVVRAETEGRATLTDSPRVRELTVQQLSDLRDLMARGLR